In bacterium, a single window of DNA contains:
- the qrcA gene encoding Menaquinone reductase, multiheme cytochrome c subunit encodes MTPRMFTIVLLMALSVSIALLTAAAGQIRPPGNQQGYAPEQPIRFSHRLHAGELGMDCRYCHTAADKSRHASVPPTSTCMNCHKFVTAPLGAIRAEEALATEEKREPKMIVSPEIQKLYDAMGLDQDRKPIPGVDPKAIEWIKVHNLPDFVYFNHSAHVNKGVACQTCHGPVETMERVRQESTLSMGWCVNCHRMENAKSTPARPIHASTSCTTCHL; translated from the coding sequence ATGACCCCCCGTATGTTCACCATCGTGCTGCTCATGGCGCTCAGTGTCAGCATCGCGCTGCTCACTGCTGCTGCTGGGCAAATCCGTCCTCCGGGAAATCAGCAGGGCTATGCCCCGGAACAGCCGATCCGCTTTTCGCACCGGCTGCACGCCGGCGAGCTGGGGATGGACTGCCGCTACTGCCACACCGCAGCCGATAAAAGCCGTCACGCCTCCGTGCCACCCACTTCCACCTGCATGAACTGCCACAAGTTCGTGACTGCTCCCCTGGGCGCGATTCGGGCGGAGGAGGCCCTGGCGACTGAGGAAAAGCGCGAGCCGAAGATGATCGTGTCGCCGGAAATCCAGAAGCTCTACGACGCCATGGGACTGGATCAGGACCGGAAGCCCATTCCCGGGGTCGATCCCAAAGCGATCGAATGGATCAAGGTTCACAACCTGCCGGACTTCGTCTATTTCAACCACTCTGCGCACGTCAACAAGGGTGTGGCCTGCCAGACCTGTCATGGTCCGGTGGAGACCATGGAACGTGTTCGACAGGAATCAACGCTTTCGATGGGCTGGTGCGTGAACTGTCACCGGATGGAAAACGCGAAGAGCACTCCTGCACGGCCCATCCACGCCTCGACCTCATGCACGACCTGTCATCTCTAG
- the narI gene encoding Respiratory nitrate reductase 1 gamma chain has translation MTSGQDLFLFGALPYVALFVFIVVTIERYRDAPFSYSSLSSQFLENKQHFYALVPFHYGLLGVLLAHFLGLFIPRQVLLWNSVPLRLYVMEVTGLILGIMALIGLIGTVSRRLTSPRLRPTTLPTDWLVSGLLFVQIASGIAVAVFHPWGSSWYASTAVPYLWSLAFFQPDLGLVAGMPWLVKLHIVNAFLIVLVFPFTRLVHVLVMPNHYLWRKPQVVRWYWNRRSIRNVA, from the coding sequence ATGACCAGCGGCCAGGATCTCTTCCTCTTCGGCGCTCTCCCATACGTTGCGCTCTTCGTCTTCATCGTTGTGACGATCGAGCGCTACCGGGACGCCCCCTTCAGCTACTCGAGTCTGTCGAGTCAGTTCCTTGAGAACAAGCAGCACTTCTATGCGCTGGTGCCGTTCCACTACGGTCTGCTCGGTGTGCTGCTGGCCCATTTCCTGGGACTCTTCATTCCGCGGCAGGTGCTCCTCTGGAACTCCGTGCCCCTGCGGCTCTATGTCATGGAAGTCACCGGACTCATCCTCGGCATCATGGCGCTGATCGGGCTCATTGGGACTGTGTCCAGGCGGTTGACCTCGCCCCGCCTGCGACCGACCACCCTGCCGACTGACTGGCTCGTGAGCGGTCTCCTGTTTGTCCAGATTGCGAGCGGTATCGCTGTCGCGGTCTTCCATCCCTGGGGTTCGAGCTGGTATGCCAGCACCGCCGTGCCGTACCTCTGGAGTCTGGCATTTTTCCAGCCTGACCTTGGACTGGTCGCCGGTATGCCCTGGCTCGTCAAGCTGCACATTGTTAACGCTTTCCTCATCGTGCTGGTCTTTCCCTTCACCCGACTTGTCCATGTCCTGGTGATGCCGAATCACTATCTCTGGCGCAAGCCGCAGGTAGTTCGCTGGTACTGGAATCGTCGGAGTATTCGCAACGTCGCCTGA
- the narH gene encoding Respiratory nitrate reductase 1 beta chain, with translation MDVRAQTSMVFHLDKCIGCHTCSIACKNVWTDRKGTEYMWWNNVETKPGTGYPTAWEDQNKYQGGWKTDGQKLELRSTSRRHVVANIFHHPHMPSMDDYYEPWTYDYQHLFNAPEGSDQPTARPLSMVTGEPMEIEAGPNWDDDLGGSPVYAENDSNFDDVSEDLKAQMFAIERLVFFYFPRICNHCLNPACVASCPSGALYKRGEDGIVLVDQQICRAWRSCVAACPYKKTFFNWNTGKAEKCILCYPRLETGQAPACFHSCVGRIRYLGVLLYDASRLEEVAKLPDDQLVEGQRSLILDPFDPEVIAEARKNGVHDSVIQAAQDSPIYKFVKVWKIALPPHIEYRTLPMLFYVPPMSPVMAAQSETGVAHEDQGFFHDIENSRVPMQFLAKLFGAGHENKVRYALKKQKAVRWYRRAVTVGDVPMAEAEEMLRQADCTPEEAQAIYRLTAICTFEERFVIPPAHREEALAMLEDPLAVKQSVGFGFQGPPPHRGP, from the coding sequence ATGGATGTCCGCGCCCAAACCTCCATGGTGTTCCACCTCGATAAGTGCATCGGGTGTCACACCTGTTCCATCGCCTGCAAAAACGTGTGGACCGACCGTAAAGGGACGGAGTACATGTGGTGGAACAACGTGGAAACCAAACCGGGGACCGGGTACCCCACGGCCTGGGAAGACCAGAACAAATACCAGGGCGGCTGGAAAACCGATGGGCAGAAGCTCGAACTCCGGTCGACCAGCCGCAGGCATGTGGTGGCGAACATCTTCCACCATCCCCATATGCCGAGCATGGACGACTACTACGAGCCCTGGACCTACGACTACCAGCACCTCTTCAATGCCCCAGAAGGCTCCGATCAGCCCACCGCGCGTCCGCTGTCGATGGTCACCGGAGAGCCGATGGAAATCGAAGCCGGTCCGAACTGGGACGATGATCTGGGCGGGTCGCCGGTCTACGCCGAGAACGACTCCAACTTCGACGATGTGTCCGAGGATCTGAAGGCACAGATGTTCGCCATCGAGCGACTCGTCTTCTTCTACTTCCCACGCATCTGCAATCACTGTCTGAATCCCGCCTGTGTTGCTTCCTGCCCGTCAGGAGCGCTCTACAAGCGTGGTGAGGATGGCATCGTCCTGGTCGACCAGCAGATCTGCCGCGCCTGGCGATCCTGTGTCGCTGCCTGCCCCTACAAGAAGACCTTTTTCAACTGGAACACGGGCAAGGCCGAGAAGTGCATCCTCTGCTATCCCCGGCTGGAGACCGGACAGGCACCTGCCTGCTTCCACTCCTGTGTGGGACGGATCCGGTACCTCGGCGTGCTGCTGTATGACGCCAGCCGACTCGAAGAGGTCGCGAAACTTCCTGATGACCAGCTCGTGGAAGGGCAGCGCTCGCTGATCCTGGATCCCTTTGATCCGGAAGTGATCGCCGAGGCCCGCAAGAACGGTGTCCATGACAGCGTGATCCAGGCGGCTCAGGACAGTCCGATCTACAAGTTCGTGAAGGTCTGGAAGATCGCCCTGCCCCCGCATATCGAGTACCGCACGCTGCCGATGCTCTTCTATGTGCCCCCCATGTCGCCTGTGATGGCAGCCCAGTCAGAGACCGGGGTTGCCCATGAAGACCAGGGCTTCTTCCACGACATCGAAAACAGCCGGGTCCCAATGCAGTTCCTCGCGAAGCTCTTTGGGGCCGGACATGAAAACAAAGTGCGCTATGCGCTCAAAAAGCAGAAAGCCGTCCGTTGGTATCGACGCGCTGTCACGGTCGGTGATGTCCCCATGGCCGAAGCAGAAGAGATGCTGCGGCAGGCGGATTGCACCCCTGAGGAGGCACAGGCCATCTACCGCCTCACTGCCATTTGCACCTTCGAAGAACGTTTTGTGATCCCGCCGGCGCACCGCGAGGAGGCGTTGGCCATGCTCGAAGACCCATTAGCGGTCAAGCAGAGCGTGGGATTCGGCTTCCAGGGGCCGCCTCCGCATCGTGGACCGTAA